The genomic region CGTAGGCGCCGGCATTGTTCTGCTTGGCGGCAAACAAGCCTGCATTCCCTGGGCCTCTACACTGGAAGAGTTCAACCGACTAGCGCCCAATATGCTGCTGTATTGGACCCTGCTAAGCCACGTGTGTGATCTGGGCTATACCCAGTTCGACTTTGGCCGCTCCACCCTGAATGAAGGTACCTACCGCTTCAAAAAGCAGTGGGGCGCGCAACCTTATGAGCTCATCTGGACCACTTATCGTAACGGCGAAGCAATCCCGGCCAGCGTGGAGCTAAACGGCACTAGGGCATCTGCCACATCCCGGCTAAGGCCCCTAATTGAAAACATCTGGCGCCGCATGCCGCTGCCGTTTACCAACTGGCTCGGCCCAAAACTAAGACGGTATATCACCTTATGACGTTTGTACTGCTGATAACACTGCTTTGCCTTGCGGTTCCCGTGTACGTGTACTTCGGGTACCCGGCCTTACTGTGGCTGCTAACCCGGGGCCTGCCGGAGATCACTCACCGTCGCGGCGAGCACAAACCTTCCGTTGCTCTGGTTATCTCCTGCTACAACGAAGAAAGCGTGATCCGCGAGAAACTGCAGAACGCTTTGGAGCTAGATTACCCAGAAGAACTGCTTCAAATCATCGTAGTATCAGACGGCTCAGACGATGGAACCGATGAGGCAGCAAAAGAGTTTAAGGACGAGCGTATCTTGCTCATTCGCCAAGAAGGCCGGCTAGGTAAAACCATGGGCATCAACTTGGCCATGGAGCAGATTGAAGCCGACATAACCGTGTTCAGCGACGCCAATGCCATGTACGCCAGCGACGCAATCAGCAAACTGGTGCGCAACTTTGCAGATCTGGATGTGGGCTATGCAGTGGGTGCCGCCTTATACACAGACGGCAACCAAGGCGCCAGCGCCCGCAATGAAAACCTCTACTGGCGCTATGAACTGGCCATCAAAGCCATGGAATCCCGCCTGCATTCCGTAGTGGGCGGAGACGGCGCCATCTACGCCATTCGCACCAAGCTCTGGGAACCATTGCAGCAGCAGGACATCAACGATTTTGTGAATCCCCTACAGATTATCGCCAAAGGCTACCGGGGCGTGTTCGATGCCGAGGCCCGCTGCTTTGAAGAAACAGCCGGCGATTTCGACCGGGAAGTGGCCCGTAAAGAACGCATCGTAAACCGCAGCATCCGCGGCCTGATGCGGGTAGGGCAGGTAATGAACCCTGCGAAAAGCGGTGTGTTCGCGTTTGAGGTTATATCTCACAAGTTGCTGCGTTGGCTGATTCCCTTGTTCCTACTCGTGGGGGTTGCAGGCAGCATTGTTCTGGCCTTTGCAGGTTTCGGACTGTTTCAGCTGATAACCGTAGGGACATTAGTAATACTGACGCTTACGCTTGTAGGGCACCTATCGGATAACCGCAACCAACTGCCCACCTGGATTGCTACCCCTTATTACTTTGTGATGGTGAACGGCTATGCCGTAAGAGGCATTGTGAAGGCGGTTCAGGGGCGGACCCAAGTAACGTGGAATAGTGCACGAAACACCGAAAAAGGAAACTTCAGAGTGTCGGAATCAGTGTCAGAGTCAGAGAGAAAGCTGCGCGTACTTCAGTTCATAACCCCAGCGGGTTTCTATGGGGCAGAGCGCTGGGTTCTTGCCATGGCCAACAACATCAACCATGACGACGTTATCTGTGATCTCGCGGTTACTCGGGAATCTCCTGATCAAGACCTATCCGTGGCCGAATATTATCCTCACGATCACGGCCAGCAGGTTCACTACCTGGATATGCACGGCCGTTTCGATTTCCGGGTAGTTGGCAGGTTGTGCAAAGTCATACGCGAAAATCAGATTGACGTTATTCATACCCACGGATACAAATCCGACATATTAGGGCTTCTCGCGGCTAAGCGCGCAGGCATTGCCTGTGTGAGCACCCCTCACGGTTTCTCGGGCGATGTTGGCTTCAAGCTTGCGACATTTATCCGCATTGGCACTCATATACTTCGCTACTTTGACCAGGTCGTTCCTCTTTCCGAGGAGCTTATGGAAGATATGAAGCGGTTCAAAGTGCCCGAGTCTAAAACGTCCTTTATTCGGAACGGCGTTGATCTCACGGAAATTGACGCAGCGCTGGCAAATCTGCCAGAAGATAGGGGCCCCGATACAGACTCCCGAATCATCGGCTTTATTGGCCAGATGATTCCCCGGAAAGGCATCCCAGACCTTATCGAGGTTTTTGATCAGCTCTATCAACAGGAGCCAGACCTGCGTTTGCAACTTCTCGGTGATGGCAGCCAAAGGCAGGAACTGGAACGCCAGGCCGCAGCGTTGAGTAGTGTAAATGCTGTTGAGTTTTTGGGTTTTCGCAGCGACCGGTTGGCACTGCTCTCAAAGTTTAGCCTGTTTGTCATGACCTCCTCACTGGAAGGCATTCCCCGGTGCATGATGGAAGCCATGGCAGTCGGTGTTCCGGTGGTTGCCTATGACATTCCCGGTGTTGATCAGCTGGTGGAACATGGCAAAACCGGGCTACTTGCACCGTTTGGTGACAAGGCCGCGCTAGCGGCCTGCTGCAAACAATTTCTCGGTGATCCCGAGTTAGCGGCGACCCTCAGCCGCAATGCCCGGAAAATGATAAATGTGCGTTATTCCGCTGCCCGGATGGCGAACGAGTATGAGGATCTGTTCCGAACGCTGACAGGCAAAGCCAAAGAAATACCATCGCCTCAAATGGATGCCAACTGATGTGTGGACTGGCCGGTTTCCTGCGCACTGCCTCAACACCTGATCGGGATGCTCACCAGCTTTGGCTGGAGAGCATGGGGCAAGCAATCATTCACCGCGGGCCAGATGCCGGCTCAACGTGGCTGGATGATGCAGTCGGGCTCGTACACCGCAGGCTGAGCATACTTGATCTCAGTGATGCAGGCACTCAGCCCATGGTGTCTGGCTCAGAGCGCTACGTTGTTGCGTATAACGGCGAGATTTACAACTTTCAGGAATTGCGTGACGAGCTCTTCAGCCAAGGCCATAGTTTTCGCACAAGAACCGATACAGAAGTTCTGCTGGCGCTCTACGAACTACATGGCCCGGAATGTCTCCATCTGCTGAATGGCATGTTTGCCCTGGCCATTTGGGATCGCACAGCCCGGAAGCTTTTTTTGGCACGAGATCGCCTCGGTAAAAAACCACTGTATTTTTACGAAGCTGACGGCCAGTTTGCCTTTGCCTCAGAGTTAAAGGCCCTAACACCTGCACCCTTCGTTAAAACCGAGTTGCGCTACGACGCAATCAAAGATTTCTTTTTCTACCAGTACATACCGGACCCGAAAACCATCTACAAAAACGTCCACAAACTGGCCCCTGGCCACTGGCTGATGACAGATGGAATTAGCACACACCAGGAACAGTATTGGGATGTATCGTTCGGGTCTCCCTCAAGCGCTAGCCTTGGCGAACTGGAGGATGGCCTCTACAACCTGATTGACGATGCAGTTCGCCTACGCATGGTCAGTGATGTGCCCCTTGGAGCATTCCTGAGCGGCGGAATTGATTCGAGTGCGGTTGTCGGGTTAATGGCTGGCCACACCAATAAGCCGGTGACAACCTGCGCTATCGGGTTTGATTCAAAACGATTTGATGAAGTGCACTGGGCCAAAAAAATTGCCGAGCAGTTCAAAACAGATCACCACGAATTTACCGTTAAAGACAATGTTGCGGAGAGCCTTAGCAATATTGCGCGCTTCTTTGACGAGCCCTTTGCGGATCCTTCATTTGTTCCCACGTACTTCGTATCACAACTAGCCCGTCAAAAAGTTACTGTTGCACTGGCTGGCGACGGCGGCGATGAGAATTTTGCAGGTTATAGCAAATACTACACAGACCACGTTGAAAATCGGTTACGAGGTATGTTCCCCGCCGCACTTCGCCACAGCCTATTTCCAGGGCTCGCCCGCCTGGCAGGAATGGTAAACAGCGGCCCAACGCGGAAAGCCAAATCACTCCTAGGAACACTGGCAATGGATCCGGACGAGGCTTTTTTCATCACGAACAGCTTCTTTCGAAGAGATGTGTGGAATGATCTTGTGAAGGGCGAGCTAAAACGGGAAACCCGCGATTACGATCCTGCAGATATCACCCGTGCTCATTACCAGAATGCCGACACAGACGATCACCTTTCCAGCATTCTCTATACCGACATCAAAACCTACCTTCCAGGAGATATCCTGGTAAAGGTAGACCGCATGAGCATGGCAAATTCGCTGGAAACCAGAGCCCCGCTTCTGGATTACAGGGTGGTGGAGTATGCTGCGCAGATACCTGCAGCACTAAAACTCCACGGCAAAGAAAAGAAGTACATTCTTAAAAAAGCGTTTGAGCGCATGCTGCCAGAAGACATTCTGTATCGAAAGAAAATGGGTTTCTCGGTTCCTTTGGCACATTGGTTGCGCCATGAGCTAAAGCCTATCGTTGAGCAGCTTTTATTATCTCCAAATAGCGGCGTTGCCAATTTTTTCGAACCTGCAGGTATCCGCAAACTCTGGGAAAAACACCTGGCGGATGACGATCAGTTTACGCAGGAGCTGTGGTCTTTACTGACCTTTGAACTCTGGTGGCAGCAGTATCAGGTGAACGCATGACGGGCGATAGGAGCAAGGTAGAAGCACGCCCGCTCCAAAAGCCACTGAGGGTTCTCCACGTTACCTTCAATATGGGAATCGGTGGCACGGAGCAGGTTATCCGGCAGC from Marinobacter sp. LV10R510-11A harbors:
- a CDS encoding glycosyltransferase, giving the protein MTFVLLITLLCLAVPVYVYFGYPALLWLLTRGLPEITHRRGEHKPSVALVISCYNEESVIREKLQNALELDYPEELLQIIVVSDGSDDGTDEAAKEFKDERILLIRQEGRLGKTMGINLAMEQIEADITVFSDANAMYASDAISKLVRNFADLDVGYAVGAALYTDGNQGASARNENLYWRYELAIKAMESRLHSVVGGDGAIYAIRTKLWEPLQQQDINDFVNPLQIIAKGYRGVFDAEARCFEETAGDFDREVARKERIVNRSIRGLMRVGQVMNPAKSGVFAFEVISHKLLRWLIPLFLLVGVAGSIVLAFAGFGLFQLITVGTLVILTLTLVGHLSDNRNQLPTWIATPYYFVMVNGYAVRGIVKAVQGRTQVTWNSARNTEKGNFRVSESVSESERKLRVLQFITPAGFYGAERWVLAMANNINHDDVICDLAVTRESPDQDLSVAEYYPHDHGQQVHYLDMHGRFDFRVVGRLCKVIRENQIDVIHTHGYKSDILGLLAAKRAGIACVSTPHGFSGDVGFKLATFIRIGTHILRYFDQVVPLSEELMEDMKRFKVPESKTSFIRNGVDLTEIDAALANLPEDRGPDTDSRIIGFIGQMIPRKGIPDLIEVFDQLYQQEPDLRLQLLGDGSQRQELERQAAALSSVNAVEFLGFRSDRLALLSKFSLFVMTSSLEGIPRCMMEAMAVGVPVVAYDIPGVDQLVEHGKTGLLAPFGDKAALAACCKQFLGDPELAATLSRNARKMINVRYSAARMANEYEDLFRTLTGKAKEIPSPQMDAN
- the asnB gene encoding asparagine synthase (glutamine-hydrolyzing), with translation MCGLAGFLRTASTPDRDAHQLWLESMGQAIIHRGPDAGSTWLDDAVGLVHRRLSILDLSDAGTQPMVSGSERYVVAYNGEIYNFQELRDELFSQGHSFRTRTDTEVLLALYELHGPECLHLLNGMFALAIWDRTARKLFLARDRLGKKPLYFYEADGQFAFASELKALTPAPFVKTELRYDAIKDFFFYQYIPDPKTIYKNVHKLAPGHWLMTDGISTHQEQYWDVSFGSPSSASLGELEDGLYNLIDDAVRLRMVSDVPLGAFLSGGIDSSAVVGLMAGHTNKPVTTCAIGFDSKRFDEVHWAKKIAEQFKTDHHEFTVKDNVAESLSNIARFFDEPFADPSFVPTYFVSQLARQKVTVALAGDGGDENFAGYSKYYTDHVENRLRGMFPAALRHSLFPGLARLAGMVNSGPTRKAKSLLGTLAMDPDEAFFITNSFFRRDVWNDLVKGELKRETRDYDPADITRAHYQNADTDDHLSSILYTDIKTYLPGDILVKVDRMSMANSLETRAPLLDYRVVEYAAQIPAALKLHGKEKKYILKKAFERMLPEDILYRKKMGFSVPLAHWLRHELKPIVEQLLLSPNSGVANFFEPAGIRKLWEKHLADDDQFTQELWSLLTFELWWQQYQVNA